ATATCTGTTATTTTCTCCAATTTACTCATTTTCTTTTCTACATATCCCTTTAATGCATTTGTCACTTCTATATTTTTTGCAGTGATGTTCAGGTTCATGAGTCCTCCTCTATAAAAATTTGCGCCGTATAAAATACATCTCCTCCAATTAATTTATCGTATACCTTAAATCTACATCCATCGCATATCCTTTCTGTTGCCTTTTTAATATTAGAAGGCATTATTATTTTCATGTGGCGAAAAGGTGAGGAATAAAAAATGGATTTGAATTTCCTTCTTATATTAACAAAATGAAACGGGTTGAGTAAGAGAAAAATAACCGTTTTTTTAGTAACCCTCATAGCTTCCTTCAGTGCTTTGCTGCTTTTTTCTATGAATTCAAAAGATGTAATAAATAACGCGATATCGAAGGTTTTATTTCTAAATGGAAGAAAATGTGCATTTGCTCTCACGCTGGTTATACCTTTAAGACGAGTAAGCCTCAACATTTGCCACGCCTTGTCCACCCCTACTACCTGGAAACCTTCTTTCTCCAGCAGGCGAGAAAAATAACCCGTTCCACAGCCTATTTTTAAAATACGCATTCCTCTGAAATTTTTTAAGAGTAAAAGTAAAGTATTGGCTTCTCTCGCAGCGACCTCCCTCCCTTCTTTTTCATACCAACTTTCATAATTTCTTGCGCCTATATCGCTTAATGAATCATAAAAGTCACTCATTCAGTTTTTCTTTTACTGAGTTGACTTTTCCTTTCATGGATAGTTTTTTATCTACTCTTTCGTCTATATGTATATGCATAGATACTCTCTTCAGACCTATCTCAAACATATGTTTGTATATGCTTTTTACTGTCTCGAGTATTTCATCTATTTCGCCTTCTAAAACAGTGTCCGCTGGTGTAAGCTGATACTTCGTTCCCTTTTCTTTGATAACTTTCTGCACTTCTGCTACATACTTGCTTACACTAGGCGAACCTGTACCAAGTGGCGTAACTACCAACGAGGCAACAGCCATAAATCACCCCCTATAAAAATTTTTCCATCCACCAAGCAGTATATCCCCATTCATTTTCTGTCTTATATTTTTCGTCTTTTTGTTCATCCTCTTCCTTTTCTTTTCTATTTATATTAAACT
The sequence above is drawn from the Deltaproteobacteria bacterium genome and encodes:
- a CDS encoding MTH1187 family thiamine-binding protein encodes the protein MAVASLVVTPLGTGSPSVSKYVAEVQKVIKEKGTKYQLTPADTVLEGEIDEILETVKSIYKHMFEIGLKRVSMHIHIDERVDKKLSMKGKVNSVKEKLNE
- a CDS encoding class I SAM-dependent methyltransferase, translated to MSDFYDSLSDIGARNYESWYEKEGREVAAREANTLLLLLKNFRGMRILKIGCGTGYFSRLLEKEGFQVVGVDKAWQMLRLTRLKGITSVRANAHFLPFRNKTFDIALFITSFEFIEKSSKALKEAMRVTKKTVIFLLLNPFHFVNIRRKFKSIFYSSPFRHMKIIMPSNIKKATERICDGCRFKVYDKLIGGDVFYTAQIFIEEDS